DNA sequence from the Odontesthes bonariensis isolate fOdoBon6 chromosome 18, fOdoBon6.hap1, whole genome shotgun sequence genome:
tgcagtatgttgtatggaagtatgtagtatgcagtatgttgtatggaagtatgcagtatgcagtatgcagtatatagtatgttgtatggaagtatgcagtatgcagtatgcagtatgtagtatgtagtatggaagtatgcagtatgcagtatatagtatgttgtatggaagtatgtagtatgcagtatgcagtatatagtatgttgtatgtagtatgcagtatatagtatgttgtatggaagtatgtagtatgcagtatatagtatgttgtatggaagtatgcagtatgcagtatatagtatgttgtatggaagtatgcagtatgcagtatgcagtatatagtatgttgtatggaagtatgcagtatgcagtatgtagtatgtagtatggaagtatgtagtatgcagtatatagtatgttgtatgtagtatgcagtatatagtatgttgtatggaagtatgcagtatgcagtatgcagtatgtagtatggaagtatgcagtatgcagtatatagtatgttgtatggaagtatgcagtatgcagtatgttcgttccaccatcggggggaACAGAACAGAGAGAAGCCGTGACGGGCAGCTTCTCTTTTCTAAAATTAGACGCAGcagtttcctcctcctgagcgcGGCGCCCGCCGCCCACACGCTCCGAGTTCACCGAGGAAGAAGCTGCTTTCTGCTTTTGGAATTCCTAATTAGACCGAACCGTTCATCCACATAGCAACAGAGAACAGGGAgccatgtaaaaataaaaaaaacccagcCTGAGGCTCCGCCCCCTACCCGAGTCCTCGGCGTCCTGGTCCTCGATGGCCGCCTCCGGCACCCCCATCTCCATGCACTTCTTCCTGTGGGCCTTGGACTTCATGTGCTTGGTCAGGTTTCCTGCGaacagagaggcagagaggccTTTACGTAAGCTGCAGAGGGTGAGTAACCGATGCTGGGACGAACGTGGGCTCTGCTCTGCGCTGGCGTGTGGGAAGGTAAAAGTTCGATAAAGAGCGGTGAATCACGCCGTCTTAGAGCCGGTGGAGCTGCATCTTTAGTTCCACCGCCTGCTAACCCAGAAGAAGATGCTGCTCAGCTGTGGCCGTGCACGCTACATCTGTGCACGTGTCCACGGAGGTCATTACTGTGACCCTGATGGAGGCCTAAAGCACGGACACAGAGGCGCTCACTAAGAGGTTTTTGCTCTCTTAGAACAGAAAGATACTTTATACATCCCCcgatgggggaaattcaaattagtcaagtagctcaaaaaattattaatatttacaatgattgtagaTGAACAactacaataataataccaattctaataataaaaagactacaactaactaataataataaatgactaaataaataaatttaaaaataaattggaactctgctcacaggacgcagcagggggtaagaagatgttcagaaatgatgttgctgatatgggatgtcatacagcttcatgtcaaaagaggcgaactgtccctttaaagtgttGCTGAGCTCCAGGCCGGTTTTAGAAGGACGACAGAACTGCAGCTACTGTTTCTGCATTTACGGGACGCACCGGATTAATACTTTATTTGGATGAAATAAAGCTGATGTTCGGGTTTTCAGTTtgattgtccctttaaagctcaGAGCTGCTTCAGAAACTCTTTGAGCTCAAACCGTTCACCATCACGCAGCGTTTGGATGTCAGATCAGATGATAAACGTGTTGGTGAGGACTCGCAGCTTCAGCTCGCCGGCtgggttctgacctttggtctTGAAGGAGAAGCTGCAGTGGACGCAGTGGAACGGCCGCACGTCGGAGTGCGTTCGGATGTGTTTGCGCAGCATGCTGGGCTTCTTGCAGCGGATGCCACACTCCTCGCAGATGTACTTCCCTCGTCCACGGCCGCGCACGTACACGTACTCCTCGTTGGACTTGAACCTGCGGGTTTGCAGAGTCTCACCATCAAACGAAAAACGCCTGAAGTGGTGCGAGGATGAAGCCGGGAGACGTTTTTTAAACTTACCCGCCATCGAATATTTTGACCCGCCGCGGCTCTGAGGACGGCGCCGCGTCCTTTTCCGAATCGTTGCTGCTCTGAGGTTCTGGTTGCAGTTTGCTTCTTGGTTCTGCTGACACAGACTTTTGGGTTATCGGGACCTGCGGGGGGGAAGAGTCGATGGATTTATTGatctgattttttatttatttattatttatttgattaggacaatgcacattaatgaacatatCAGCAGAGcatcaatgtaaatatgccagaattagcacagttgctaaatttcagCCGTTGTCCGAAGGCAgatatcataaaaaaaacatacagacaatacaccatgaccaATGGATATAACATGCAGAAATCTgacatatagaaaaaaaaagaaaacactaattcacatcaaagttaaagggatagttcgcctcttttgacatgaagctgtatgacatcccatattagcaacatcatttatgaacattttcttacactggaaaaaaaatgcccctccaaaaataagtaagaaaacaacaaataaaagacgtttttgcttgaaataagcaaataaatctgccaatggaactagtgaaaatcggcttgtgaagatttcttgaaataaaatgtgatatttgggacttttgagttaaaagtgatcttgaaattagcttaatgtagcttgtttcatgtgaaatatgactcaaaacaagatgttttcaagactttttcacttaacaagacattcaagatgtattgtattaaaaacaagtccctatatctggctgaaatggtacttgttagacagttgtgtctcatattaagtgtactgagatactcaatgagactaatatacttggtaagatttagattttttccagtgtatgatattgctgatatgggatgtcatacagcttctagtcaaaagaggcgaactatccctttaaagaggtgggGCAGCAATGCAACAGACTTCTGAGGAGACTCACCCTGGGCATGACGTCTTTCAGCTTCCCCGAGTAGGACAGCAGGTCGGACTTCCCGCCGGTTCTTATGGCCGAGGTGTAGAGGATCTTCTTGGAGCTCTGCTTGGAGTCGAACAGAGACATGACCACCTTGGTGGGCAGCCCCAGGGGGTTGGGGTTGTTGGGGCTGAGCGTCCAGGCGGCGTAGGCCGACGTCTTGAGGTCGGTCTGCGGGACGTGGAGCGGCTTCCTCTTCATCAGGAAGCACCAGGTGAAGGTGGTGGCCGTCTTCAGGCTGGGGAAGGACAGGCGCTGGGAGTCCTTGGCGTTCCCCACGGACGCGCTCAGCTTGACCTGAGCCGTGTGGAAGCTGGAGGGTCGGATCAGGGACTTGGCCGGCGTCCACCTCTGCTCCTCGGCCTTCGGGCCGGTGGTCGTCCTCAGAACCGACCCGGCCGGCTCCGGAGCCGCAgcccccctttccttttccagcCCGGCCCCATCTGGCGACATGGGCTTAACGTCATTGGTGGCCTCGGAGTCCTTCCCCCCTTTGGCGTCCGGCAGAGGCGGGGCTTCGGTCTCGATGGGACTGTCCGCCGGCTCGGTCGTGCAAACCTGCCGAACGAGCATCAGCTTGCGCTGCCGCGTGACCTCGGACATCTTGGAGCTGAGGTAACTGACCGACCTGCCGTCGGTGAGGCAGGCCACGCCGTGCTCGTCCTTGGCCCGTTTCTGGTGCTTCTCCATGTAGATGTCCAGGCTGTTGGCGGGGGACAGCATGCGCTTGCTGGAGGCGGCGGGTTCCTGCTGGGGGCAGAGAGTCACCGAGGCCAGTTTCTGCGTGCAGTGCAGAGACCCCGGAGAAGGAGCCGGGTCCGCCGCCTGACTCCGCTCCTTCTTGGCGTCGGCCTCCACGCCGGGAGCGGCCGGCAGGCTGTTTTTGCCGGGCAGGGACGAGGCGGGGAGCATCTGTTCGTGGGTGATCAGGATCTGTGGCAGCGGTTGGCTCTTTGGATCCTGCGCTTTGACGTCCGAGGCCTGCGGACCGGCGACGAAGACGTTCTGGATGAGCTCCGAGGACTTGGAGACGCTCAGAGTGGGATTGGCGATGGGGATGGTTAATATCGGCAGGGCGTTGTGGGCGGCCTGAGggcaggagaaggagaaggtcTGGCTGGCTCTCAGAGCCGGACACTGGAGCTGGTATTTGGGcacaaaacatttcttttcgtCGGAGTCGGGGAGTTTGTTTTGGACGCTCTCTCGACAGACTGAGAtctggctgactggctgtggtGGCTTTTGGCAGATTTGAACCCTTGACTTCTGATGCCACGGGTGGGGGAGGCCGTGCACCTGAGGCTGCTGCGTGGGGCTGCCCAGGTTGATGCTCTGCACCATCTGCTCGTCGTGCTGGAGCGGCGGTTCTGCCGCGTGCAGGACGAAAGGTGCCGCCGCCGCCGGGCGCCGGCTGGCGACGTGAATCTGCTGTGATCTGCTCTGAGCGAAGGAGCTGCTGAGAGGTTTGTCGAAAGGTTTCCGAACGGGCTGCTGACTCTCTGGGCCGATCTTTAGAGACATCTGGCGCACCAGCGGCCCCCGCCTCCTCTCGATGAGGGGCACCTGGGGGAGTTGAGGCCGCTGGCCGGTCTTCGGCTGACAGACGGGGGACGGAGGTCTGCTGGGAGACACGTGGACGCAGTCGAAGGACTTGCTGCGGTAGTCACACGAAATCTCCACGGAGGGCTGAGTGCATGTGATCTGCTCGGACGCGGCTCGCCTCATCACTCCGGGGACGCCGAGCGTGTTGAAGGCCGCCGGCGGCCCCTGAGGCTCGGGGACCTTCCCGGGACCCTCCCCCCTGGATGGACTCTCAGATCGGGACAGCTCGTCTCTGTCGAAGGAGGCTGAGACGCTGGAGCAGCGGGAGAGGCTGCTGTCCCGGCTGAGGCTGCGCGACAGGCTGGACTCGAAGCTGGACTCCCCCGAGGACTGCTCCATCTGAGCCAGGCGGATCCGCTTCTTCTTCGGGGGAAGCTTCTCCGCGGGCACCTTGGACAGACTCTCGCTTCTCTGAGGCCAGCTGAATTGTTCCGCCGGCTTGTCCGCCGGCTCCGTGGTCGGCGCCTCGTGCTCCCTGTCGGAGTCCTCGGTGACCAGGATCTCGGGAACCTGGATGTTGCTTTGACGGACCAGACGGGACTGATGGACGGGGGTGGAGCTCGCACTGCCCTCGCCGCTCTGATCCTTCCGCTGTTTCCCGTACTCGGCTCCGGTGGGTTTGGGTGTTTTCTCCTGGTAGGCGTCGGCTGGGGCGGCCGGCGCTCCGTCCGTGTTGGGCTTGCTCAGCGCGTCCTTCTCCATGCCGTCGGCGGGGGGGAGCCTGTCGGCCGACTCCGTCTCAAACGAGTTGGGTCTGCTGAGGGAGTTGGTGTGCCGGATGACCGAGGTACCGCTGCTCTGCCGCTGCAGCTCGCCCTTACTCGAGCTGATCTGAGTCTCCCGTATCGGAGACAGTCTGGAATCCGGCGTGTTCATCCCTCGCGCTGCGAGCTGGACCTGAGGTAGCTTCGGCTGGTTGTCTGCTGTCGGAGCGTGTTGGGGAAACGTCCTGCCGGTCGGAGCCGCCGGAGGCTCGAACCCGAccgaacacggcgggatggtgTCCGTCGGAGACTGGTCGTCCTCGTCGCCGACGCTTTTCATTTTCCGTCTCTTCCTGATGGACGTCTGCTGGTCCAGTGTCCCCGAGCCGCCCGTCGGCCTCGCCGCGCTGACGTAGAACACGTCCTGGTCGGCGTCTTTGACCGCCACGGGCTTGTTTTTAGGGCCGTGGAGCTCGGAGCAGTAAAACTTCTTGTGGGTTTCaaagttctccagctttctgtaCCGGTTCCGACACGTTTCGCACTCGTACATGGTGCCTTTGTTCTGTTGAGGCTTCCTGTTCCTGTCCTGGCCGTGTTCGAACGACCTGCTCCGCTGCATCAGCTCGGCGGCGGCGTTGGCGCCCGCCCCGTGGTAGCCCTCGTCCATGGAGCGAACGGTGGGCAGGCCGTGGCCCTCGCTCGTGGAGAAGTCCTCCACGGCTTCCTGCCTCACCAGAGTTCGGGAATGTAAGGCGGGGTTCGGGGTTGGCGGTGCCGACGAGAACACGTCGTTGTTCAAGGTGCTGATTTTGTCATCGAATGATTGACAGACCCTCAGAGGGTGGGGGAGGGGGGCGACGTTGAGGGGCAGGGTGGAGTGTCCGGCGGTGGTGGGCATAGAGTTGCTCCTGGTGATGGGCAGGCAGTCCATGGGGGGGTACTGAGCCGGAACCGAGAGCAGGAACACGGGCTTGGACTTGTCCGTGGGGGTGAAGGGAGACTTGGGGATGTCGGAGCTGGAACTGGACCTCCGGCCCATCGGCTTCAGGTCGAACTGAAACGAGTCTTTGAATATATAGGACTTGGGGGAGTCGATGCTGCCCCTCCTGGAGAGGGAGGTCCGCCGCGGCTTCACGCTGTCCAGCTGCTTGTTGTCCACCACCGCCTCGTTGTCGGAGATCAGCTTGGAGATGCGTTCCTCCAGGGAGCGAGCGCTGGCCTCCAGCGGCGGCCGCATTGGCCTCGTCCTCGCCTCAGCCGCCACGTGCATCACCGTGGAAACCACGGGAGGCACGCCGGGGAGCGCGTTCTTGGCGTTGTCGAGGTCTAGCGGTGGCGTTATCTTTACGAACGGACTGGGGGGGCTCATGGCTTGATCGGCGCTCTCGGAGCGGGAGAAGTATCCGGAGTCGGTGCTGCCCAGGCTGCGGGGGCTCAGCAGACACTTGGGCTGCGGCTGCTGGCAGAAGTCCGTGGCCTGCTGCCGCTGCAGCTGGGCGTGGCCCCCCAGCAGGGGCGACCTGCACTGCTGGTCCTCGTCCTCGCTCACGGCGTCCAGCGAGGCGGTCGCCCCGTCCACCTCCTTCAGAGACGACAGCACCGTGACGCTGGACCTCAGGTTGGCGGTCTGGAACTCCCGCTGCCGCTGGGCGGCCGCCTGCTCAGGCGCGGCCCCCGTAACTCGGGGACTGTCCGCCCTCAGAGGCGACACGTTCACCGGGTACACGACCACCTTCGGGAGCGCTGCCGTGACTTTGGGCTCGTGGGCCCTGCGGACTCGCGCCGCTTTGCCCGAGTCTGCCTCGCCGAAGGCCGCGGCCGCACTCTGCGAGCTGCTTTCAGACGAAGCCGCCGTGCAGCTCGGCGAGGAATCCGCATCCAGGTCGGCGGCGCTCCCCTCCTCGTCGCTGTCCCCGCTGTCCTCGGCCTCAGAGTGCGTTCCAGCTGCTTTGTCGGACTCCTGGGACAGCGAGCCGCCTCCGGACTCCGAGCGCGCGATGAGCCCGAGCTTGATGGCGTGCGCGTGGGATTTCTTGTGCTTGTACAAGTTGCTCTTGGTTTTGAAGGAGAAGCCGCAGGTGACGCAGGGGTACGGCCGCTCGCCCGTGTGCGAGCGGATGTGTTTGAGCAGCACGCTGGGTTTGGCGCACGCCCGGTTGCAGTACTCGCACACGTACTTTCCAGGCTTCTTGAGCTTCTGGTCCTTGGAGACCTGCTCGGCACCGAAGCTCATGACGGTGGTCATCTGCACGTGGTTGCTTCCAGGCGTGACCGGCACCTGGATGGTGCTGGGAACCGTGGCGGAGAGGGACTGGCACGTGTGCACGACGGGCGGCTGGCTCTGCGGCAAGGCACCGCAGCCCGAGGGAGCCGGAGCGTGGGTCATAGGAGGCGGGCCGGGGTTAAAGTTCATGTGCAAGCTGGGCTTCTCTGGGTTGGAAGGCATGAAATGGGAGCTACCCTGTGAGGTTGCCTGCACGCTTCCCTGCAGCGCTGCTGCGATACCAATGACGTTGCCTTGTTTGATGTAATAGGTCTGCATGTGGGGCGCTGGGGTCTGGAGGCCGACGCTGACCGCCGGCAGCGCCGCGCTGGGCTGAGCGTGCAGAGCGGCGGCGGGTTTGCCGGCGGCCGGGTTCTTCCTCTCAGCCAGCGTGCTGAAGTCCGGCTCCATGGCCTTCAGCAGCACATCCAGAGGAGCGCTGCCGCGGTACGACTCCGGGCTCCGCCGGTCTTTGTGCTCAGACTCTTTGGCGGCAGGGCGCTCCTCGCCTTCCGAGGGCTCACGTGACGGCGGCCTCGGGGACGTCGCTTCCTGCTTCACCCCCTCAGCATCGGAGGAGTTGGACCCCTCGTCGGGGGACGCTGCAGCCGGCTGAACATGTTGCGGCTCTTCTTTCCCGCCGGGCGGCGGAGGCTTGTGGGAGGGACtgttggaggagggggagggcgTCGTTTCCTTGGAAGAGGATGATTCCCGTGACTTCGACTGCAGGGGCTTTTTCACTGGAGATTTGGGGATTTTCTTCAGCTGGTTCTCTGCAACGATCTTTTTCCTCTTCAGGCCTTTTATGTTGTCGGCGGCCCTCCGGTCCGACAGAACTGtggacacagaaacacagagtcaGTCTCATACTGATGTAACAGTTTATTCACCTGGGTTTCACACAGCTGATCCCTCTGTTTACTGTaacaggtttaaaaacaccacccacactggaaaaaatgcccctccaaaaataagtaaaacaaaaacaaataaaagacgtttttgcttgaaataagccacaaaaatctgccaatggaactagtgaaaatcggcttgtcaagatttcttgaaataaaatgtgatatttaggacttttgagttaaaagtgatcttgaaattagcttaaaaacctcttcaaatgtaaaaaaaaagcttgtttcatatgaaatctgactcaaaacaatttgttttcaagactttttcatttaacaagatattccagatgtattgtattaaaacaagtccctatatctggctgaaatggtacttgttaggcagttgtgtctgatattaagtgtaatgagatattttgactagaaattagacaaatatacttggtaagactttgatttttttccagtgcaggccTCCACATTTAGCTTGTTCTGccacttcctgttaaaagggagttttttcttcccacagtcGTCTCGTGCACGCTCAGCACGGGGGATTGGATCAGAGATAAgcttcactcagtggggtcacatggcactgaaaggatcggattattggctaaatcacaatcagactgagttattaagtgcatgtagacaccttaatctgactaagaattggatcggatcggattaagaccccgagataactgggttgaaagtcactctaaacctgcttgtagacgctgaagctcgtggtaaATTggatactactcctactactcatactaactttttgagttagtatgcgagtttgagtaagcgagaagttcccggatgcatactagattctccgaaatgttgggtatgcatcatgaggttactactcatactcaaactacccaagatgctgatgttaaaagtgtgtttgcacaacaaatgttatggcactttcattcatatggcagcacatttaaaataaagctacatgctaaaagctatacactacttttggattcatttttggattctgctacaaatgagattaaatgtgattaatcagggaaatcatgagattaattagattaaacattttaatcgttgcccagccctagttctgAGATCACCAAACCTCTGACAGTTTGAGGCTTTTAAAAGAAGCTGCAGGTCACTTTGAAACGTTTCTGTTGTTAAAACTCTCTTAAAACCCAAAATTTGTGGGTGTTTGGCAGAGTTACGTAATGACTGAACCGAGGTTTTTCAGCTCATCGGCCTCACTGATCCTGATGTGTGTGACTAACACCCTGAGGCCCACGCTTCGTTACGTAAGGACTCAGTCGAGTCCTTCCTCCTCGTTTTTCTGAAATGTggacgagcagaaaacggactTTTTAAAGGATCCAGGCCCCGTTCCTGTTGCGTAACATCTGCGGTGTCACACTTTCCTGGCCTGTGGTGGTGTTTCCCAAACGATGAAGTCAGGCTTCCTTCTGGCATAATTAGATGTTctccacaaaaacacacacgccCTCTGAAAACAACCGTCCCAAAAGAGGGAAAACGGGACAAACTTTCAGCTTTAAAACTGAACCTTCGACTCGATCGCTGCACGAAAACACGAGTAAACTCTATCAGCCGCCGATTATATGAACATTAAAATGTTTTCCAGCATcatgaggagaaaaaaatgttttattttctaatgTTTTACGAGTCAGAACATCTGTTCCTCATCAGCTCTTAAAACAAatcaaggttaaaggtcaccccaaggtcagaaacccgaagagctacatctcagactctgcaggcctcagttagcatgttaaaggttaaaggtcaccccaaggtcagaaacccacagagctacatctcagactctgcaggcctcagttagcatgttaaaggttaaaggtcaccccaaggtcagaaacccaagagctacatctcagactctgcaggcctcagttagcatgttaaaggttaaaggtcacccatccatccatccatccattatctataccgctgaatccgtcgatcgggtcgcgggtgggctggagcctatcccagcagtcaatgggcgagaggcggggtacaccctggacaggccgccagtccatcgcagggccacatagagacatacgagacaaacaaccatgcacactcacactcactcctaaggacaatttagagatgccaatcaacctaacatgcatgattttttggacagtgggaggaagccggagtacccggagagaacttaaaggtcaccccaaggtcagaaacccaaagagctacatctcagactctgcaggcctcagttagcatgttaaaggttaaaggtcaccccaagctcagaaacccaaagagctacatctcagactctgcaggcctgagtcagcatgttaaaggttaaaggtcatggcagcacagttagaaacagactgaacaggtatggcttgtgtggaagggctgcaggagaaagcctcttctctctaaaaagaacatggcagcacagcttaggtttgcaaagctgcatctgaacaaaccacaagacttctggaacaatgtcctttggacagaccagaccaaagtggagatgtttgctcatcatgcacagcagcacgtttggaggaaaccaaacacagcacatcagcacaaacacctcacaccagctgtgaTTTAAAATGTCTGAAAGTTTTCACATCAAAATGTTCCATAAAGGATTCTTTATCATCTTCAGACAGAACTTGGTGCAACAGCTCATCTAAAATCCTGTAAAAGCTCCACCCAGAGGCTGGATATGCCTCCATCAGGAGCTCCACCTGGTGAAACTGAGCAGTTACTCTGAGTGTGGAGCTCTGCTCTTACCTTTCTGTGAGGCTTTgggctctttcagctctttctgCGCTTCTTCAATTTTATCTGAAACACAAGAGGAGAAAAGTTTAAGGAAAGATAAtaataactttatttatttattcgggctgggcaagttaattCATGTaacatagtttaaaaaaaaacaaaaaaaaaacattttattattttttgggggttttgtgcctttaatggaaagttcagagagacaggaagcagggggcagagagagggggaacaacacgcagcacccctgttttattatttattttattattgtgaaagtctgttgctcacaggcttttattttgtaaaagtctgctgctgtctgctgtggaacaggaaaagaaagtaatcggcggatccaccaaacatggagaagggtacggaacttttactcggccattttcatgttaaagttcttccagacggcggagtcgacagaaccaaagtcatctgtaaacactgccaagttgaattgtcttctcagcgtagtagttccagtctaaaatatcacttaaaggcaaaacacacaactgatagcagcaagtcattcaaggaaacagacagtggagcgaggcttctacataaaaactacagaaagatgctgatgttaaaagtgtgtttgcacaacaaatgttatggcactttcattcatatggcagcacatttaaaataaagctaaatgctaaaagctatacgctacttttggattcatttttggattctgcgtacaaatgcgattaatcgtgattaatcagggaaatcatgtgattaattagattaaacatttaaattgttgaCCTTTAAAATCCGTTTAAAGTCCTCTGACAGAGGAAACTGATTGTAGAAAACTGCCCAACAGTCCAACATTCAGAGGAATAAAAGGTTCAAATGTTAGAAATAAAACAGACAAATAAAGGTCACATGAACACGTCTGAGTGCATTATTTATTATTCTGGGTCGTTCTTAACTGAAGGAAGAACTTCTTCACAGTCACACCGGGAACAATAATCTAAAACCTCTTTGACTTTGTGCACTTCTACCCAGCGTCACGTGTTCGATGCTGCAGCTGATGCCATCACGGTCCTGCACCAGAGGCATGCTGGGAAACTGGGCGAACAGCAGCAGAACTCAGAGGAGGTCGGTGGATTATGTCATCACCAGTGTGTGCGTTACTACGGAAACGCCCTTTTCCGTCTCACTCCGGGTCCCGGTGCACGCCAGCGATGACGTAACACGACCCCACCCGGTTACCGAACGCTCCAGGAGGCGTTTTCGTTCACGCCGCGGCGTTCTcggcccccggcatcaacaaaGGAGCCTCTGTGTTGCCCTGGCAACAGAAGCGGCCCGACGGGATTCCTCCGAACTGAGAGGATCCTCCTGAGAGCCGGCTGAGGTCATCAGAGCTCATCGTGCCGGTCGGGGCGCTGGGAGCTGGACTGTGTCTTTCATCCAGATGCTGAAAGACACCCTGAACATCTGGAAACTCAGGCTGAACTCTGATCTCTGTGGGGGGGGCgtgtttctcatccatctgaAAACGGTTCAGAAACAGCTGGAAATCATCAGAACTCAACTCCAAACATGAGTCGGTTTAAACCGAACAGATGTGGCagaaaacatctggaaacacCTGTTTAAAGGGCTTCGACAGGAGGGCAAAGAGCCGATGCAACgtcatcacttcctgtttaacCTTTTTACCTGCTGGTTACACCTGAggacatgtttttagtttgatgttttatcaCGTTTAAGcttgtttatgttttgtttttgagtttttagccaggtcttgtatttagttttgccttccccacagtttcagtttgctcattagtttcactcacaatcacccagttccctgttgagtttccaggtttcctcattgtgGTTGCCAGATCCTATCCGTTAATACCCTTCATGCCAAGTTAAGTGTATCATGTCAAGTcaagggctgtgttccaaaccgcatacttctcctactactcatactgacttttttcccggatgcatactag
Encoded proteins:
- the hivep1 gene encoding zinc finger protein 40 isoform X1 translates to MFGFDEPAGLLQAALNKIEEAQKELKEPKASQKVLSDRRAADNIKGLKRKKIVAENQLKKIPKSPVKKPLQSKSRESSSSKETTPSPSSNSPSHKPPPPGGKEEPQHVQPAAASPDEGSNSSDAEGVKQEATSPRPPSREPSEGEERPAAKESEHKDRRSPESYRGSAPLDVLLKAMEPDFSTLAERKNPAAGKPAAALHAQPSAALPAVSVGLQTPAPHMQTYYIKQGNVIGIAAALQGSVQATSQGSSHFMPSNPEKPSLHMNFNPGPPPMTHAPAPSGCGALPQSQPPVVHTCQSLSATVPSTIQVPVTPGSNHVQMTTVMSFGAEQVSKDQKLKKPGKYVCEYCNRACAKPSVLLKHIRSHTGERPYPCVTCGFSFKTKSNLYKHKKSHAHAIKLGLIARSESGGGSLSQESDKAAGTHSEAEDSGDSDEEGSAADLDADSSPSCTAASSESSSQSAAAAFGEADSGKAARVRRAHEPKVTAALPKVVVYPVNVSPLRADSPRVTGAAPEQAAAQRQREFQTANLRSSVTVLSSLKEVDGATASLDAVSEDEDQQCRSPLLGGHAQLQRQQATDFCQQPQPKCLLSPRSLGSTDSGYFSRSESADQAMSPPSPFVKITPPLDLDNAKNALPGVPPVVSTVMHVAAEARTRPMRPPLEASARSLEERISKLISDNEAVVDNKQLDSVKPRRTSLSRRGSIDSPKSYIFKDSFQFDLKPMGRRSSSSSDIPKSPFTPTDKSKPVFLLSVPAQYPPMDCLPITRSNSMPTTAGHSTLPLNVAPLPHPLRVCQSFDDKISTLNNDVFSSAPPTPNPALHSRTLVRQEAVEDFSTSEGHGLPTVRSMDEGYHGAGANAAAELMQRSRSFEHGQDRNRKPQQNKGTMYECETCRNRYRKLENFETHKKFYCSELHGPKNKPVAVKDADQDVFYVSAARPTGGSGTLDQQTSIRKRRKMKSVGDEDDQSPTDTIPPCSVGFEPPAAPTGRTFPQHAPTADNQPKLPQVQLAARGMNTPDSRLSPIRETQISSSKGELQRQSSGTSVIRHTNSLSRPNSFETESADRLPPADGMEKDALSKPNTDGAPAAPADAYQEKTPKPTGAEYGKQRKDQSGEGSASSTPVHQSRLVRQSNIQVPEILVTEDSDREHEAPTTEPADKPAEQFSWPQRSESLSKVPAEKLPPKKKRIRLAQMEQSSGESSFESSLSRSLSRDSSLSRCSSVSASFDRDELSRSESPSRGEGPGKVPEPQGPPAAFNTLGVPGVMRRAASEQITCTQPSVEISCDYRSKSFDCVHVSPSRPPSPVCQPKTGQRPQLPQVPLIERRRGPLVRQMSLKIGPESQQPVRKPFDKPLSSSFAQSRSQQIHVASRRPAAAAPFVLHAAEPPLQHDEQMVQSINLGSPTQQPQVHGLPHPWHQKSRVQICQKPPQPVSQISVCRESVQNKLPDSDEKKCFVPKYQLQCPALRASQTFSFSCPQAAHNALPILTIPIANPTLSVSKSSELIQNVFVAGPQASDVKAQDPKSQPLPQILITHEQMLPASSLPGKNSLPAAPGVEADAKKERSQAADPAPSPGSLHCTQKLASVTLCPQQEPAASSKRMLSPANSLDIYMEKHQKRAKDEHGVACLTDGRSVSYLSSKMSEVTRQRKLMLVRQVCTTEPADSPIETEAPPLPDAKGGKDSEATNDVKPMSPDGAGLEKERGAAAPEPAGSVLRTTTGPKAEEQRWTPAKSLIRPSSFHTAQVKLSASVGNAKDSQRLSFPSLKTATTFTWCFLMKRKPLHVPQTDLKTSAYAAWTLSPNNPNPLGLPTKVVMSLFDSKQSSKKILYTSAIRTGGKSDLLSYSGKLKDVMPRVPITQKSVSAEPRSKLQPEPQSSNDSEKDAAPSSEPRRVKIFDGGFKSNEEYVYVRGRGRGKYICEECGIRCKKPSMLRKHIRTHSDVRPFHCVHCSFSFKTKGNLTKHMKSKAHRKKCMEMGVPEAAIEDQDAEDSGDRSQLSGADHQDSDADDSDGPDDEENDEEEEEDSQAESGLSTSPSVSASPQHAAYREAELPPSALLAQMCISSISSASLPPSQRLSPAPLPASPPPVTTTSDSYASDPESVHMMSPVSPCRQMSIDYPDFDVPFSPPGPGAKLGQASGAPPAAASGGSVTPVDRGTQTAQFPPQGAETHLFSHLPLHSQQPARSPYSMVPVGGIQLVPAGLATFLPIQAGPVQLAIPAMSVIHRNTSPLQPPNAALQPDRLQNQEPIGSMVPCFPLGQVAGLETLMGLSQQGLTLSATLGLQVLAASPTSQSGAGPQTHVQGLQIVNIALPALIPSLSPLSALSPEAQTEPAAGSGRSCTPASPPNPTCRGGAAEPPQTVEHREKPPPPPPRAAPQSPAGRQHPPAPDADPAAPRAPPASSWQTVIDDYNEASSDDEDRLVIAT